The genomic segment GAGGCTCGCGAGCCTCACGAGATCTTACGAGCCGGGCCAGGCGTTCGCGAGTTTCGGAGAGGCGGACCGCAAGGACGAGATCGGGTTCGTCTACCGCACCTTCTATAAAATGACGCAGAGGCTGAACCAGCTCGTCAAAGAGAAGTACCTGATGGAGATCAAGCAAAAAGAATCCGAGCTCATGCTTATGCACTCACAGATCACGCCGCATCTGCTCTACAACACGCTGGACTCGGTTTACTGGTACGGCATCCGGGGCGGCGTCCCCGAGGTGGCGCATATGGTGCGCGACCTGTCGACGATGCTGCGGATCGGCCTTAGCAGAGGCAAAGAGATCATCACGATCCGCGAAGAGCTTAATCATGTCGAAGCCTACTTAAACCTGCAGGAGAAACGGTACGAAGGCTCCTTCCTGTACCGGATCAATCTGGAGGAAGGCGCAGACGCCTATTTGCTGCCGAAGGTCGTCATCCAGCCGCTCGTGGAAAACAGCATCCTGCACGGGGTCGGCAAGATGGACGGGGAAGGCGAGGTCGCGATCGATATCCGGGTGTCCGGGGGCTTGCTGCTGATCGCGGTCGAAGACAACGGATTTCGCCCCGTCGACCTGGCGAAGATCGAGGCCATCCTGTCGGGAACGGCCGACCAGGACAAGGGCTTCGGCATCCGCAACGTCCACAAGCGGATTCAGCTGCGGTTCGGCGACGCGTACGGCCTCTCGTTCGAAGCGCGCGAAGAGGGCGGGACGAGAGCCTTGATCCGGCTGCCGGCGGTTTTATCGGAGAGCGAGATCAAGGGAACGGGATGAGGCAGGCGATCACAAGCGTGTAACAGCGGAAGCGGGAAGAAGCGGGAGGGTTCCCGCTTCTTCCCGCTTTTGATGTTTTGATAAGTGGGGACTGCATGGAGATTGCTGCGTTGGCGGGGGAGCGTCGGTGGCGGGCCGTTGCGCGGCACTGAGGTGCTTAAAGTATCGACGTAGGTTAATAGTTGGCCGGTGCGCGGGATTGTGGTGCCTAAAGAATGTAGCTTGGCCGCAGGCGGGGGCTCCAGTAGCGATGGTGCACCATGTATGCGCATCTATGGGCAATCCCGGCCACGGGTCCGCAGCCTCGTCGCCAGCCCGCTCCGCCACGCAGCGTTCTGTGAGAATCCGTCACGCGATGCATAGGTTCGATCATGGGATTGGCGGGGACCGCCATTTACAATAGAAGGTATAACTCGAATAGTAGAAAGGATGGTGGCTGGTTTGGCATCGCAATCGCCGGTTGCGCGCAAAGGGGAAGCCGGCGGCCGGCTATCGAAGTCGTTCAGAGACTATTTCTGGGGCGTCGCGTTCCTGGTCCCGGCAATCGCCGTTTTCGGCTTGTTCTTATGGACGCCGATCGTGAAGGGCGTCGTTTACAGCTTTTACAGCATCGACTTCGTCAACGGGAACCACTTCATCGGCTGGACCAACTACGTCGAAGCGCTGGCGAGCAGCGATCTGGGCATCGCGGTCCGCAATACGCTCTTTTATATGTTCCTCGGCGTCCTCATGGGATTCTGGGTGCCGAGCGTCGTGGCGATCGCCATATCGGAGCTCCGGCGATTCCAGAGCGGGATGCGGCTCATCGTTTACTTGCCGAACATCGTGCCGGCGGTGGCGCTGTACGCGATGTGGATGTGGCTGTACGATCCGCTCGGTCCGCTTAATCAGTTGTTGTCCTGGTTCGGCATCGACCGCGTCGACTGGCTGACGAACAAGCACTGGGCGACCTTCTCGATCGTCCTGGCCGAGACATGGCAAGGCTTCGGCGCGACGGCGCTCATCTATCTGGCAGGCATCGTCGGCATTCCGAAGGACCTGTACGAAGCGGCCGAGATCGACGGCGCCGGGGTGTTCAGACGAATTCGGCATATTACGCTGCCCGGCATCAGGCATTTGTACCTGCTCCTGTTCATCATGCAGCTGATCGCGACCTCTCAAGGCTTCCAGACGCAAGTGGCGCTGACCGGCGGCGGCCCGAACAACGCGACGCTGACCTATATGTATCAGATTATCAATCAGGCGTTTACGTATATGAATTACGGCAGAGCCTCCGCGATGGGCGTAATGATGTTCGTCGTGCTGACGGTGCTGTCCGCCGTTCTGTACCGCCTGCAAGGAAGGAGCCCTCAAGCATGAGCAAAGCCGTCCGCGAACGAAGCATTATGTCCTCGTTCGATATGAACAAAAAGTCGGTCATGATCGCCTACGGCGCGATGCTGGCGCTGCTCCTCGCGCTTGCCGTGACGCTCTTGTATCCGTTCGGAATGACGCTGTTCGGTTCGCTGAAGACCAAGGAGGAAATCTTCGTCTTTCCGCCGAGCTATTTTCCGCATCATCTGGAATGGGGCAATTATGCTTTAGGCTTTAAATACGTCAATCTGACGAGAGCGTTTTTGAATACGCTTTTGCTTTATGCGGGGAACGCTTTCTTCGCGCTGCTCATCCCGGGACTGGCCGCGTTCAGCCTGTCGCAGATGAAGGTCCCCTATCGCAAGACCGCGACGCTGTTTTTCATGAGCACGCTCATGATCCCGAGCGCGACCTATCTGATTCCGAACTTCCTCAATCTGCAGAGCCTCGGCATGCTCAATTCCTACTGGGCGTTCTGGCTGCCAGCCGGCGCGAATGCGTTCAACATCCTGCTGCTCAAAAGCTTCATGGACGGCATCAACAAGGAGCTGTTCGAAGCGGCGCGCATAGACGGCGCCTCGGAGCTTCGCTGCTTTGTCAGAATGGCGCTGCCCCTCTCGCTTCCCGTGTTCTCGACGCTGCTCATATTCACGTTCACGGCGACCTGGAACGATTGGTATTGGCCGTCTCTCGTGCTGTCTGTCAAAGAAAAGTATCCGATCTCGTCGCTCGTGTATTATGATATCGTAACCGCCACGATGCTGACCTGGAACGTCAAGTTCAGCGTACTTACGGCCATCATGATTCCGCCGCTTATCTTCTTCATCATTTTCCAAAAAAATATTATGCACGGTCTGAATCTGTCGGGCGTCAAAGGATAATCCGCGGTGAATCCGTCATCACAATGCTGTGGATCCGTCATCGAATCGGCAAGCCCGCACCGTTATGATGAACTTGTCAAATGAATCAAATATAGGAAGGGGAACTAAAAATGAACAACAAGAAAAAAGGTCTCGCATTTTCCTTGCTCACCATGATGCTGGTCGCCACCGCCTGCGGAGGCAACAACAATGGCAACGCAGGAGCATCCGCTTCGTCGAGCGCTTCCGCCTCGCCAAGCGCCTCCGCATCCGCTTCCGATGCGGGCGCCTCCAGCCCGGCCGCTTCCACCGAAGCGCCGAAGATTACGATGACGATCCAGTACCCGAAGCCGGACAACACGGAGGCCATCGCGCTTGAAGACAGCCGGATCAAGCGGTTCGAAGAGAAGTATCCGAACGTGACGATCAAGAAAAACGATTGGCAATACGCGCCCAGCGAGATCGGCATCAAGATGGCCGCGCACCAGGCCCAAGCCGCATTCAACACGTTCGCTACGGAAGGGAAGACGCTCTCGGAGCATCAATGGGCGGCCGATCTGACGACCCTGATGGCCGGCTATGAGCACAAGAACGACTTTAATGAAAAGCTACTCGGGCCGATGACGATCGGCGGCAAACTGTATGCGCTGCCATACGACGGCTACATCATGAACGTCATGATCAACAAAAAGCTGTTCCAAGACAAGAACATACCGCTGCCGACCGCGGATTGGACGTGGGACGACTTCTATAACGCGGCAAAAGCGACCGCAGATCCGGGGAAAGGGATCGCGGGCTTCGCGATTATGGCCAAGGGCAACGAAGGCGGCTGGAACTGGACCAACTTCCTGTATCAAGCAGGAGGCAAGGCGGAGAACGTGGCGGACGGCAAAGTGACTTCCGCGTTTAACTCCGATGCCGGCGTCAAGGCGATGGAATTCCTGAAGAAGCTGAGATGGGAAGCGAATGCGCTGCCGCAAAACTGGGCGCTGAATTATAATGAAACGTACAACTTGTTCAAGCAAGGACGCGCGGCGATGGTCATCGGCCAGAAGATCGAAGACTCGGTCAACCAGGCCGGCATGAAAAAGGAAGATCTGATGGTGCTGCCGATGCCTTCTATGGAGAAGGGCGGCGATCATGTCGGCGTGATGGGCGGCAACTATCGCGTCATTAACCCGCAAGAGCCGCCGGAAGTGCAGCAGGCCGCGTTTAACTATCTGACGCTGGATTACTTCAATCAGAGCGGTCTTGACGAGCTGAAGCGCATTCTGGATGAGCGGAAGACGAACAATCAGGTTTACTTCTGGGATCCGACGAGCGTGTATTACAACATCGATTCCGATTACGGCAATCAGATGAAGGACATCCTCGCCCAGTATCCGGATACGGTGTTCACGGTGGACGATCAAGCGGTCTCCATGATGAAGGGCGAGCCGGAAGCGACCTATAATGCGCAGGATTACTACGGGGTCATCACGACCGCCATGCAGGCAATCTTGTCCGACAAGAACGCAGACCCCAAAGCCGAGCTCGACAAGGCGGCCAAAAAGTTCGACACCGAAGTGCTCTCGAAAATCAAAGTGGAATAGGAAGCGGAGGAAAGCAGCATGACAGTAGTGCGCAGGCTGGCAAATGAGGAAATGAAATTAGCAGTCCGCTTGTCGGACGATACGTTTCGCGACGCGGAGCAGACGTCGATGGGGACCGCGTTTCCCTTTATATTCTCGGACGCGGCGGCGCACTTGTCATACGGCGCATTCGAAGCGGACGGGAGGCTCGTAGCGTTCATGGGTCTCGTGCCCTGGACGGTACGGATCGGCGCGGCCGAGCTGAGCGTGCTATCGCTCGGCTCGGTGTGCACGGAGCCTTCGGCAAGAGGCAAGGGCTATGCAAGTCAATTGCTGCAGCAGGTGTACGCGTTCGCCCGCGAAGCGGGCGCTTCGCTGCTGCTCGTATCGGGCGACCGTTCGCTCTACACGCGCAACGGATGCGCGCCCTTCGGACGGGTGCTCCGGTACCGCGTGAACCCGGCGCAGGCGCAGACGCTGCTCGCCGGCGGCCGCGGCGAGGAAGGGATCGTCCGCGAGCTGCGCGCGGACGATCTGTTCGCGCTGCACGCGGCGATGGCTTCCCGGCCCGTGCGGTATTGTCTCGGCGTCAACGAGCTGGCGATGCTGCTCAAGGCGGAGGCGTTCGCAAGCATCATGAAGATGTCGCAGCGCGTGCTCGTGCATGAATCGGGCGGATGGATAAAAGGCGCCGCCGTAATCGGCGTCTCAAGGAAGTCGGACGGGTACGGAACCGTGCTGGAGCATGCCGGAGATCCGGAGGCGCTCGCGGCGCTGTTCGGGGAAGCCGTGCGCCGGTACGGACTCTCGACGCTGGACGTTCCCGTGCCATGGCACGAGCGCGAACTGCAGACCAAGCTAGACGGCATTCCCGACGAGACGGAGAACCACCCCGGCACGGTGGGCATCATGGACGGCGATGCGCTGATCGATCAGCTTCGCCCATGGCTTCGGGAGAGGGGGGATATTAGCGAACTTATCCTTAAGCAAAGGGAAGACGGCCATTGGCTGCTAGGGAGAACGGGAGGCCCGCCACCTGCCATTTACACTTCGCAGCAGCTGATCCGGCTTATTTTCGATTGCTCCGGCGCGCGTGACGAGCCTGCACCGGAAGGCGCAGAAGCTTTCCGCGATTTGTTTCCGGTCCCTTTTCCCTACACCGCAGGACTGTGCTATATCTGAGCATTTCGATTTTATTTCATTGACGGAGGGCATCCCGATGAAAAAAACGATTGGCTTCAGCATTCAAGCATCGCTGACGGTAACCGCCATTGTAGCAGTATCGCTGGGCGTTCCGCTGGGCGCGCCGCTCAAATCCGCGCATGCGGCCGGCGTCACCGCGGTCAGAGCAGCGGACTTCCTTGATTCGCTCGGGGTCGCGATCCATCTGGGCCAGGGGCAGAGCGCGGCGTCCGTCGGCGCCGCCATGTCCTACGCGGGGCTTCGCAACGCCCGCGATATGATGAACGAGCTCGGCGACGCGAATGGCTTGCTGTACCTGTACAACACTTACGGCATCCGGACCGACGCGGGCGTGAACGGCCCGAACGACGCCAATCTGACGGATCAGCTGAACAAGGCCAGGACGCTCGCGAACGCCGGCGCGCTTATGGCGATCGAAGGGCCGAACGAGCCGGGCAACTTCCCCGTCACGTTCCAGGGTCAGACTTCTTCCCTCACCGGCACCTTCATGCCTGTTGCCAAGTACCAGCAGTCGCTGTATAGCCAGGTCAAGGCGGACTCGGCGCTGCTGAACTATCCCGTATACAGCGCGTCCAACCTCGGTGCCGAACCGGACAATGTCGGCCTGCAATTTATCAAAATCCCGAGCGGAGCGGGGACGCTGATGCCGGACGGCACGACCTATGCGGACTACGCGAACTCCCATAACTACGTATCGGGCAGCAACGGCCAGCTGTTCGGGCAGACGCTCGGCGACAACGTGACCTGGAACGCTGCCGACCCGACGCTCGAAATCTACAATTCGCTGCGTCAGGATTTCGGCGTGACCTGGAACAAGAAATTCAACGGCTATACGAACGCACAATTGCAAGCGCTACCAAGGGTGACGACCGAGACCGGCTGGCCGTCGACCGGCGGCCCGGGCAACGTCATTACGCCGCAGCAGCAAGGCAAGCTGTTCATGAACCTGTATCTGAGCCAGTTCAAACGAGGCATCAAAAATACGTTTATTTATCAGATCAAGGACGACAGCGAAGCGAACTTCGGCTTCGTCGACGTCAATTACAATTACAAG from the Cohnella hashimotonis genome contains:
- a CDS encoding GNAT family N-acetyltransferase yields the protein MTVVRRLANEEMKLAVRLSDDTFRDAEQTSMGTAFPFIFSDAAAHLSYGAFEADGRLVAFMGLVPWTVRIGAAELSVLSLGSVCTEPSARGKGYASQLLQQVYAFAREAGASLLLVSGDRSLYTRNGCAPFGRVLRYRVNPAQAQTLLAGGRGEEGIVRELRADDLFALHAAMASRPVRYCLGVNELAMLLKAEAFASIMKMSQRVLVHESGGWIKGAAVIGVSRKSDGYGTVLEHAGDPEALAALFGEAVRRYGLSTLDVPVPWHERELQTKLDGIPDETENHPGTVGIMDGDALIDQLRPWLRERGDISELILKQREDGHWLLGRTGGPPPAIYTSQQLIRLIFDCSGARDEPAPEGAEAFRDLFPVPFPYTAGLCYI
- a CDS encoding carbohydrate ABC transporter permease encodes the protein MSKAVRERSIMSSFDMNKKSVMIAYGAMLALLLALAVTLLYPFGMTLFGSLKTKEEIFVFPPSYFPHHLEWGNYALGFKYVNLTRAFLNTLLLYAGNAFFALLIPGLAAFSLSQMKVPYRKTATLFFMSTLMIPSATYLIPNFLNLQSLGMLNSYWAFWLPAGANAFNILLLKSFMDGINKELFEAARIDGASELRCFVRMALPLSLPVFSTLLIFTFTATWNDWYWPSLVLSVKEKYPISSLVYYDIVTATMLTWNVKFSVLTAIMIPPLIFFIIFQKNIMHGLNLSGVKG
- a CDS encoding carbohydrate ABC transporter permease, with protein sequence MAGLASQSPVARKGEAGGRLSKSFRDYFWGVAFLVPAIAVFGLFLWTPIVKGVVYSFYSIDFVNGNHFIGWTNYVEALASSDLGIAVRNTLFYMFLGVLMGFWVPSVVAIAISELRRFQSGMRLIVYLPNIVPAVALYAMWMWLYDPLGPLNQLLSWFGIDRVDWLTNKHWATFSIVLAETWQGFGATALIYLAGIVGIPKDLYEAAEIDGAGVFRRIRHITLPGIRHLYLLLFIMQLIATSQGFQTQVALTGGGPNNATLTYMYQIINQAFTYMNYGRASAMGVMMFVVLTVLSAVLYRLQGRSPQA
- a CDS encoding ABC transporter substrate-binding protein, translating into MNNKKKGLAFSLLTMMLVATACGGNNNGNAGASASSSASASPSASASASDAGASSPAASTEAPKITMTIQYPKPDNTEAIALEDSRIKRFEEKYPNVTIKKNDWQYAPSEIGIKMAAHQAQAAFNTFATEGKTLSEHQWAADLTTLMAGYEHKNDFNEKLLGPMTIGGKLYALPYDGYIMNVMINKKLFQDKNIPLPTADWTWDDFYNAAKATADPGKGIAGFAIMAKGNEGGWNWTNFLYQAGGKAENVADGKVTSAFNSDAGVKAMEFLKKLRWEANALPQNWALNYNETYNLFKQGRAAMVIGQKIEDSVNQAGMKKEDLMVLPMPSMEKGGDHVGVMGGNYRVINPQEPPEVQQAAFNYLTLDYFNQSGLDELKRILDERKTNNQVYFWDPTSVYYNIDSDYGNQMKDILAQYPDTVFTVDDQAVSMMKGEPEATYNAQDYYGVITTAMQAILSDKNADPKAELDKAAKKFDTEVLSKIKVE